The genomic window TATCAACGGCTTTCCTTTCTTCACACCGGCCTATCGGCGCGATCGCTCGCTGCGGATCCTTGCGGGACATCTGAGCGACCGGGGCGGCGTGAGGCAGATCCTGGCCGACCAGATGACGACACCCATGTTCCCGGTGCCCTTTGACAATCTCCGGGCCGATCTCGACTTCGAGGACTTCCGAGCGGGCGACAGCTTCGCGCTCGGAAGCTCGCTTCGCATCAGGACGGCACCGTTGAACCACCCCGACGGCGCCACGGGTTATCGCATCGAGCATGCCGGCAAGGCGTTGTGTTATGTTACGGATACGGAGCACAACGCCGACCGTCAAGACCAGAACGTCCTCGGACTCATCGAAGGAGCCGACCTCGTCATCTACGACAGCACCTACACGGACGAGGAATACCCCCGCCACCGAACCTGGGGCCATTCCACTTGGCAGGAGGGCGTGCGCTTGTGCCGCTCCGCAAACGTCAAGCACCTCGCTATCTTTCATCACGATCCCGACCACGAGGATGCGTTCATGCACCAAGTGGAAGCGGACGCTCGCCGCCTGTGGGACGGCGCGTGGGTGGCGCGCGAGGGCGCCCGTATCGAGCTGGCCTGATGCTACGCGAGCAACACCCCACGCACCTGGCCTGGCTGGACCTGGAGATGACGGGTCTCGACCCGAACCGCGACGTGATCCTACAGGCCGCGCTCGTCGTTACCGACGCCAACCTGCAGACGCTGGAAGAGTACGCTTGCGACATCTGGCAGCCCCCGGAAAGCCTCGCCGCGATGACACCCTATGTCCGCGAAATGCACCAGAGCAGCGGCCTGCTGCGGCGCGTGACCGAATCGCAGGTCGACCTCCGCGCCGCCGAGCGGCAACTGATCGAGAGGGTAACAGGCTGGTGCGTCTATCCCGCCAAACTGTGTGGAAGCAGCGTCGGATACGATAAGCGCTTCCTGGAGCGCTGGATGCCTGGACTCGACGGCTACCTGAGCTAT from Pseudomonadota bacterium includes these protein-coding regions:
- the orn gene encoding oligoribonuclease; amino-acid sequence: MLREQHPTHLAWLDLEMTGLDPNRDVILQAALVVTDANLQTLEEYACDIWQPPESLAAMTPYVREMHQSSGLLRRVTESQVDLRAAERQLIERVTGWCVYPAKLCGSSVGYDKRFLERWMPGLDGYLSYRVLDVTAVKLVAQLWYGDDAVFAKKTAGAHDARIDIRNSIAELSHYRATLFRQAKRTP
- a CDS encoding MBL fold metallo-hydrolase, encoding MAFWLRFWGVRGSIACPSPRHMAFGGNTSCVEVRAGDELLVLDAGTGIRELGRSFLRQDVRRARLLLSHTHWDHINGFPFFTPAYRRDRSLRILAGHLSDRGGVRQILADQMTTPMFPVPFDNLRADLDFEDFRAGDSFALGSSLRIRTAPLNHPDGATGYRIEHAGKALCYVTDTEHNADRQDQNVLGLIEGADLVIYDSTYTDEEYPRHRTWGHSTWQEGVRLCRSANVKHLAIFHHDPDHEDAFMHQVEADARRLWDGAWVAREGARIELA